In Pseudobacter ginsenosidimutans, the following are encoded in one genomic region:
- a CDS encoding tetratricopeptide repeat-containing sensor histidine kinase: MATTKPYTLKPTLLCCLLLCISLFSGAQTTEPASGLESRIRLLLAEADSLKYAARYQQAIQRTGSALQLSRENGKQYQEALSLLKLADIHYRRSEFHLLGKYDSAALKIGLHTKDNFITALSCYQLGVYFMSMDQHAMALQLFNQSLDTKFGTENSTYTGMVYNDIGVLHGKLGRLDNQIHWLLKALSIQEQWQEETAIAQICNNLAVAYNDAGDRLTALPYGKRAVDLRRQLNDVAGAATSANNLSLIYLRLDSLDNALHYQRVGLQYAEQSGLESRMAECYINMALLMNRQKKNPDALVYEKKAIELLQKTGNNEMLARRQIAAAILSKATGDTAQALQFYKEAFELSTRLNNKANIRDVYLNRTILYKDYKDFYNAYENYKKYILYRDSIINQETLVKISDAQAKYETEKKDNEIKQLATARRIQELETEKQKALAAGNALLAQQRQNEINLLSQSQELQEIKIAKQEEDLEKKNLTVQNQQQALLLAKQQKDLQDAALRKSNLMTNAIIAGVLLLLVITWFLFNRYKLTRKIKEQRVLLAVRNDIAKNLHDDIGSSLSNIHILNELAKKNALKPDLASEYLNKAGEDIQRVSENLNDIVWNINPRYDDLQQLFIRMKRYAADMLDGKNINYTFNFPDDVNHISMSMERRRDFYLIFKEAINNLTKYSQATEAMVSISTDGGKLSMQVSDNGVGFDNTKTVHGNGLANMQQRAGFWNDTLTIRSIPGKGTSINLEMHLTGT, translated from the coding sequence GTGGCCACCACAAAACCTTATACACTGAAACCAACACTGCTTTGCTGCCTACTGCTCTGCATCAGCCTGTTCAGCGGAGCACAAACAACAGAACCGGCCTCCGGACTGGAGTCCAGGATCCGTCTTCTCCTCGCAGAAGCAGACAGCCTAAAGTATGCAGCACGCTACCAGCAAGCTATTCAAAGAACAGGATCAGCCCTTCAACTAAGCAGGGAAAATGGAAAACAATACCAGGAAGCATTGTCTTTACTGAAGCTGGCAGATATCCATTACCGACGTTCTGAATTCCATTTATTGGGAAAATATGATTCCGCCGCGTTAAAGATCGGGCTGCATACCAAAGACAATTTCATCACTGCGCTTTCCTGCTATCAGCTTGGCGTTTACTTCATGAGTATGGATCAGCATGCCATGGCTTTACAGTTGTTCAACCAATCGCTGGATACAAAATTCGGCACAGAGAATTCCACCTACACAGGAATGGTGTACAACGATATTGGTGTTCTGCATGGCAAGCTCGGCCGGTTGGACAACCAGATCCACTGGCTGCTGAAAGCGCTCTCCATCCAGGAGCAATGGCAGGAAGAAACAGCCATCGCACAAATTTGCAATAACCTGGCCGTAGCCTACAACGATGCAGGTGATCGCCTCACTGCCCTCCCGTATGGGAAGCGGGCCGTTGACCTGCGCAGACAACTCAACGATGTGGCAGGAGCGGCCACCAGCGCCAATAACCTGTCACTGATCTACCTGCGCCTGGACTCGCTCGACAATGCCCTGCATTACCAGCGTGTTGGCCTACAGTACGCAGAACAGAGCGGACTGGAGTCCCGTATGGCGGAATGCTATATCAATATGGCGCTGTTGATGAACAGGCAAAAGAAAAACCCAGACGCACTCGTATACGAAAAGAAAGCCATCGAACTGCTACAGAAGACCGGCAACAATGAAATGCTGGCCCGCAGGCAAATTGCTGCCGCCATCCTCTCCAAAGCCACCGGCGACACTGCACAGGCGCTGCAGTTCTACAAAGAGGCTTTCGAACTCTCCACACGCCTCAACAACAAAGCCAATATCAGGGATGTATACCTGAACAGGACCATTCTTTACAAAGACTATAAAGATTTCTACAACGCATACGAAAACTATAAAAAATACATCCTCTATCGTGATAGCATCATCAACCAGGAAACACTGGTAAAGATCTCCGACGCACAGGCGAAATACGAAACAGAAAAAAAGGATAATGAGATAAAGCAACTCGCCACCGCCCGCCGCATCCAGGAACTGGAAACAGAAAAACAGAAAGCGCTCGCAGCAGGAAATGCATTGCTGGCACAGCAAAGACAGAACGAGATCAATCTTCTTTCACAATCACAGGAACTGCAGGAAATAAAGATCGCCAAACAGGAAGAAGACCTTGAAAAGAAGAATCTCACCGTACAGAACCAGCAACAGGCACTGCTTTTGGCCAAACAGCAAAAAGACCTCCAGGATGCCGCCCTGCGAAAATCCAACCTGATGACCAATGCCATCATCGCCGGCGTTCTCCTGCTGCTGGTGATCACCTGGTTCCTTTTCAACCGCTACAAACTCACCAGGAAAATAAAGGAACAGCGGGTACTGCTTGCCGTTCGGAACGATATCGCCAAAAATCTGCATGATGATATCGGCTCCTCGCTCAGCAATATCCATATCCTCAACGAGCTCGCAAAGAAGAATGCACTGAAGCCTGACCTGGCTTCCGAATACCTTAACAAGGCAGGGGAAGATATTCAGCGCGTAAGCGAAAACCTGAACGATATTGTCTGGAACATCAATCCCCGCTATGATGACCTGCAACAGCTCTTCATCCGCATGAAACGTTACGCAGCAGACATGCTGGACGGAAAGAACATCAATTACACATTCAATTTTCCCGATGATGTTAACCATATCAGCATGAGCATGGAACGGCGCCGCGATTTCTATCTCATCTTCAAGGAAGCCATCAATAACCTTACTAAATATTCGCAGGCAACAGAAGCCATGGTCAGTATCAGTACGGACGGAGGAAAACTGAGCATGCAGGTAAGCGATAACGGCGTAGGATTCGATAATACAAAAACAGTCCACGGTAATGGCCTCGCCAATATGCAACAGCGTGCCGGATTCTGGAACGACACGCTTACTATCCGGAGCATACCGGGAAAAGGCACCAGCATCAACCTGGAAATGCACCTAACAGGTACCTGA
- a CDS encoding response regulator codes for MPARLIIYEDNLRLRQSLELLLSTDSGFTVTGSFDHCNDAAEQVAALLPDLVIMDIDMPGASGIEGTRIIKSIIPETRVIIHTVFDDDTRIFNAICAGADGYLLKNTPPLKLIQALHEVMEGDAPMSPFVAQKVFQHFRSQVPVSDPFNLTAREKEILEWLVKGNSYKMIASAAGITIDAVKKHLQNIYRKLHVNCGTEAVAKALKHKIV; via the coding sequence ATGCCGGCGAGATTGATCATATATGAAGACAACCTTCGACTGCGCCAGTCGCTGGAACTGCTACTGAGTACAGACAGCGGATTTACGGTGACTGGTTCTTTCGATCATTGCAATGATGCTGCGGAGCAGGTGGCCGCTCTCCTGCCAGACCTCGTGATCATGGACATCGATATGCCCGGCGCCAGTGGCATCGAAGGCACACGCATCATCAAGTCCATTATTCCTGAAACCAGAGTGATCATCCATACCGTTTTCGACGACGATACCCGCATCTTCAATGCTATCTGCGCAGGCGCCGACGGTTATCTTCTCAAGAACACACCACCCCTCAAACTCATACAGGCACTGCACGAAGTAATGGAAGGCGATGCACCAATGAGCCCATTCGTTGCGCAGAAAGTATTTCAACATTTCCGTTCTCAGGTACCCGTTAGTGACCCATTCAATCTTACTGCAAGAGAAAAAGAAATACTGGAATGGCTGGTAAAAGGCAACTCCTACAAGATGATCGCATCGGCTGCCGGCATTACCATCGATGCTGTTAAAAAACACCTCCAGAACATCTATCGTAAGCTCCATGTGAACTGCGGCACAGAAGCCGTTGCCAAAGCACTTAAGCACAAGATCGTGTAG
- a CDS encoding T9SS type A sorting domain-containing protein, translated as MVRSLSLFIFLFFAFFQFNSSLFAQCSTGMTGEYKIGPGGNYSTIQQALDHLSENGVKGNVVLELQSNYQSNVESFPLTCKTIPCSGETRTITLRPEPGAINIRVAGDDPLTIFNLLNVAGFIIDGRPGGQGNKGELSFENTNMSGNTFRYWHGSSWNQLKFLTIKSVIRNQFSGVIHFGGSDSATGNNFNRIENCDITAGATHPQNGVYSAGEYEKPNKGIVIDGCNFIDIFSHLERSYSILGGANTDSMVITNNSIYQTAPRTFSEVRYNVEAGGIMISESFFGGHLIEHNFIGGSGPKAAGSYSEYSGDFRFQGIVVVGTNRRAKPVTIAHNTIANLLLTAVMNQHSMIMIGDYMISREVYFNGKILNNELGLINDANSIRINRPEDGHCRALNLTSLVGDSVLVEGNSIGGFSSQQVSSGYFELSGIFISGGAISQLTIRNNTIRNFLNNSTSNLSGIRVTGGSNFLSDTLTIAGNLIEELRVTQSGSGSTSAGIFYAAHGLSKVKIKANKIRSLSVVDGTNYSPEVSGICVFHFSRKGSSFEYLENEIYDLQQARASDSRNTEITGIYVENANGQEVTHHLSRNYIHHLTSEDPYINYYTSVRVAGITIYDAKATTTVDNNIIFLGTFKTGKSNPLCIPFIGIVNRAGNNQYLHNTILITGESSITGYNMDHFSTGFLLFEPSQQKRLLANNIIVNNRSNAAGVNGKHSIMKSYGNDLANFVSDHNLYMCPKENEIFDGYGATRDESFSNWRALTKQDMHSFVADPAFRNSSAVLGETDLHLQQTNPAEGAGINTFTTLYDFDGQLRADMTPVDIGADAGAFAGINPQDTIRIEENLSLSAYPNPVKDRMLLKVYSKQAGAATVTVFSYASTPVYVKSFQVKEGENSLDVLTSSWPPGYYVLKVVVGNATSVIRLMK; from the coding sequence ATGGTCCGTTCCCTAAGCCTTTTCATCTTTCTTTTCTTTGCATTTTTTCAGTTTAATTCTTCACTATTTGCGCAATGTTCTACCGGGATGACGGGGGAGTACAAAATTGGTCCGGGTGGCAATTATTCAACCATTCAACAGGCCCTGGACCATCTCTCCGAAAATGGAGTGAAAGGTAATGTGGTCCTTGAACTGCAGAGCAATTACCAGAGTAATGTGGAGAGTTTTCCATTGACCTGTAAGACCATACCCTGCAGTGGAGAAACGCGGACCATCACACTGCGGCCTGAACCTGGAGCCATCAATATCCGTGTTGCGGGTGATGATCCGTTGACCATTTTCAATCTACTGAATGTGGCGGGATTTATCATTGACGGACGACCCGGCGGACAGGGAAATAAAGGGGAGCTCAGTTTCGAGAACACCAATATGTCCGGGAATACCTTCCGCTACTGGCATGGTTCTTCCTGGAATCAGTTAAAGTTCCTCACAATAAAAAGTGTGATCCGGAACCAGTTTAGTGGTGTTATACATTTCGGTGGCTCAGATTCCGCCACAGGAAACAATTTTAACCGGATAGAGAACTGTGATATAACGGCGGGGGCTACCCATCCGCAGAATGGCGTGTATAGTGCGGGAGAATATGAAAAACCCAACAAGGGCATCGTGATAGACGGTTGTAATTTTATCGATATTTTCAGCCACCTCGAACGAAGCTACAGCATTTTAGGAGGCGCCAATACAGATAGTATGGTGATCACCAACAATAGTATCTACCAAACTGCTCCCAGGACTTTTTCGGAAGTCCGTTACAATGTTGAAGCGGGAGGGATCATGATCAGTGAGAGTTTTTTTGGCGGGCATTTGATAGAGCATAATTTTATTGGCGGTTCTGGGCCTAAGGCCGCCGGAAGCTATTCGGAATACAGCGGTGATTTCCGTTTTCAGGGTATAGTTGTGGTAGGAACAAATCGCCGCGCCAAACCTGTTACGATAGCTCATAATACTATCGCCAATCTCTTACTGACGGCGGTTATGAATCAACATTCCATGATCATGATCGGCGATTATATGATCAGCAGAGAGGTTTATTTCAATGGCAAGATACTCAACAACGAATTGGGATTGATCAATGATGCAAACAGTATCCGTATCAACAGACCTGAAGACGGTCATTGCCGGGCATTGAATCTTACCAGCCTGGTGGGTGATTCTGTTCTGGTGGAAGGAAATTCCATCGGCGGATTTTCATCACAGCAGGTATCGTCGGGTTATTTTGAATTGTCCGGCATTTTTATTTCAGGGGGCGCTATATCCCAGCTGACGATCCGGAATAATACCATCCGGAATTTTTTGAACAATAGTACCTCAAACCTCAGCGGTATCAGGGTTACAGGCGGTAGTAATTTCCTGAGCGACACGCTTACCATCGCCGGCAATCTTATTGAAGAATTGAGAGTGACTCAATCCGGAAGCGGCTCTACTTCAGCGGGGATCTTCTATGCCGCGCACGGGTTGAGTAAAGTAAAAATAAAGGCCAATAAAATCAGGTCTCTTTCCGTAGTGGATGGCACCAATTATTCACCGGAAGTGTCCGGGATCTGTGTTTTCCATTTTTCCAGAAAGGGCAGCAGTTTTGAATATCTTGAAAATGAAATTTACGACCTGCAGCAGGCCAGAGCGTCCGATTCGCGAAATACCGAAATTACGGGCATCTATGTTGAAAATGCAAATGGACAGGAGGTAACTCACCATCTCAGCAGGAATTATATCCATCACCTTACTTCAGAGGACCCTTATATCAACTATTATACAAGTGTGCGTGTAGCGGGCATTACCATTTATGATGCGAAGGCCACTACCACAGTGGATAACAACATTATTTTCCTGGGAACATTCAAAACCGGAAAATCAAATCCCTTATGCATTCCTTTCATAGGTATTGTAAACAGGGCAGGAAATAATCAATACCTCCATAATACCATTCTGATTACAGGGGAGAGCAGCATTACGGGTTACAATATGGATCATTTTTCAACCGGATTCTTGTTGTTTGAGCCATCACAGCAAAAGAGATTGCTGGCGAACAATATCATAGTGAACAACCGTAGCAATGCTGCCGGTGTAAATGGCAAGCATAGCATCATGAAATCATATGGAAATGATCTCGCCAATTTCGTATCCGATCATAATTTGTATATGTGTCCGAAGGAAAACGAGATCTTTGATGGATACGGCGCCACACGCGATGAAAGCTTTAGTAACTGGCGTGCACTCACAAAACAGGACATGCATTCCTTTGTGGCTGATCCCGCATTCAGGAATAGCAGTGCTGTGCTGGGTGAAACAGATCTTCATCTCCAGCAAACCAACCCGGCTGAAGGCGCGGGGATCAATACGTTCACCACATTGTATGATTTTGATGGACAGCTTCGCGCTGATATGACACCGGTAGATATCGGCGCTGATGCAGGGGCCTTTGCAGGGATCAATCCGCAGGATACGATCCGGATAGAAGAAAATCTATCACTTTCGGCTTATCCCAATCCGGTTAAAGACCGGATGTTGTTGAAGGTTTATTCCAAACAAGCCGGAGCAGCCACTGTTACCGTTTTTTCCTACGCTTCAACTCCTGTATATGTGAAAAGTTTTCAGGTGAAGGAAGGAGAAAACAGCCTTGACGTACTCACTTCTTCCTGGCCTCCGGGATATTATGTATTGAAAGTAGTGGTAGGAAATGCAACCAGTGTAATTCGTCTCATGAAATGA
- a CDS encoding WG repeat-containing protein encodes MKKKTVLALTLIISIFPAFAQENSYQLIPYRKGKLWGYCDSKKKILIQPVWEEARWFFRFEATDGLPEQRIGIVKKKGKYGLIDRHGKVLAPCQYDIAEADARTFYLVRDKKSYLYHVDNKKTEQISGDPVHSPQIEELIGYPVKYNVQEISKGRFRIIKEKPVFTNGKYIYNKTDSLDYEADAIYQFADHNGTDSAFYIVKNGKKGLITLGGTQLLEPVFDSLVRKHTVTELGTEAVFCLRNRQWEIAYPFAKGDALNTPPRPVEGEIHFGSAWSTVLLKNKQGWGLLSANGDILIPTVYDSLVDLKYQEVFGLKKNGVWTIKRLDNNTVNNHKFLDVRAEKGQYISAKRLDGTWILMLEIDKEIFPHKKLYGSYSPYFKDFLSVYEDPNGERLLGFAHSNGTRYWD; translated from the coding sequence ATGAAAAAGAAAACAGTTTTAGCCCTAACCCTCATCATTTCCATTTTTCCTGCATTTGCACAGGAGAATTCTTATCAGTTGATCCCCTACCGGAAAGGTAAACTCTGGGGATACTGCGATTCCAAAAAGAAAATACTGATACAACCTGTCTGGGAAGAAGCCAGGTGGTTCTTTCGTTTCGAAGCAACGGATGGACTGCCTGAACAACGCATCGGTATCGTAAAAAAGAAAGGTAAATATGGACTGATCGATCGCCATGGAAAAGTGTTGGCACCCTGCCAGTACGATATTGCAGAAGCCGATGCCCGGACTTTCTACCTTGTCCGGGACAAAAAAAGTTATCTGTATCATGTAGATAACAAGAAAACTGAACAGATCTCCGGAGACCCCGTACACTCGCCGCAGATAGAAGAACTCATCGGGTATCCGGTAAAATACAATGTACAGGAAATCTCCAAAGGAAGATTCAGGATCATCAAAGAGAAGCCTGTATTCACCAATGGCAAATACATATACAATAAAACAGACAGTCTCGATTATGAAGCCGATGCAATCTACCAGTTTGCAGATCACAATGGCACAGATTCCGCTTTTTATATTGTAAAAAATGGTAAAAAAGGACTCATTACTTTGGGAGGAACACAATTACTGGAGCCCGTATTCGATTCACTGGTGCGTAAGCATACGGTTACTGAGCTGGGTACTGAAGCTGTATTCTGTTTAAGGAACCGGCAATGGGAGATCGCATACCCTTTCGCGAAAGGAGATGCATTGAACACTCCACCCAGGCCTGTAGAAGGAGAAATCCATTTCGGATCAGCCTGGTCAACCGTTCTGCTCAAAAACAAACAAGGCTGGGGATTACTGTCTGCGAATGGAGACATCCTGATTCCAACGGTGTACGATTCGCTTGTTGACCTGAAATACCAGGAAGTGTTCGGACTTAAGAAGAATGGTGTCTGGACGATAAAGCGGCTCGACAACAACACAGTGAACAACCATAAATTCCTTGACGTAAGGGCTGAAAAAGGCCAGTACATTTCCGCGAAACGGCTGGACGGAACCTGGATACTTATGTTGGAAATTGATAAGGAAATTTTCCCGCATAAGAAATTATACGGAAGCTATAGCCCTTACTTCAAAGATTTTCTTTCAGTGTATGAAGACCCGAATGGAGAAAGGCTACTGGGGTTTGCACATAGCAATGGGACCCGCTACTGGGATTGA
- a CDS encoding TlpA disulfide reductase family protein, with protein MKTLRLCIITAVLVMLGGALPAQQKNRSFVIKGTLTEIQEGKVFLAWQSGSKRQFDSAIVKGGKFEFKNDIYEDYLFARASLLAVTKKQIEDAVPIPMSDQNVVEVYVTPGSTTTVRGSVKLQEATVKGPKVQEEFALLEKEKQPQMSALAANGERWMQIVLAGEEGAKKDSIAFFQKRGDSIMGKINGIETAFIEKHTASLLSLQLLFNMAMISFDQHDPLTVEESLNRLTPALQNSTEGKIIRNKVITARSLVIGRPALDFNIPDTSGKPVRLSSFKGKYVLVEFWASWCGPCRAQNPHLLKAYEQFKNEKLEFVSVSIDDNRKKWMDAIHHDKLPWIQLSELKGFESAVALQYNISWIPLNFLLDPDGVIIGKDLRDGKLSEKLSEIFKTEK; from the coding sequence ATGAAAACATTAAGATTGTGCATCATCACTGCAGTATTGGTGATGCTGGGCGGCGCATTGCCTGCACAGCAAAAGAACAGGTCATTTGTAATCAAAGGAACCTTAACGGAAATCCAGGAAGGAAAGGTTTTCCTGGCCTGGCAATCGGGGAGTAAACGGCAGTTTGACTCTGCCATTGTGAAAGGAGGGAAGTTTGAATTTAAGAATGATATTTATGAGGACTATCTTTTTGCCAGGGCCTCCCTGCTGGCTGTAACTAAGAAGCAGATAGAAGATGCTGTACCAATTCCTATGTCTGATCAAAATGTAGTGGAAGTTTATGTTACGCCCGGCTCAACTACTACAGTAAGGGGATCGGTGAAGCTGCAGGAGGCAACTGTGAAAGGCCCGAAGGTGCAGGAGGAATTTGCGTTACTGGAAAAGGAAAAACAGCCGCAGATGTCGGCACTTGCGGCTAATGGTGAGCGTTGGATGCAGATTGTATTGGCCGGTGAGGAAGGGGCGAAAAAAGACAGTATTGCATTTTTTCAGAAAAGAGGCGATAGCATCATGGGAAAGATCAACGGTATAGAAACTGCCTTTATTGAAAAGCATACGGCTTCCCTGTTAAGCCTGCAATTATTGTTCAACATGGCTATGATATCGTTCGACCAGCATGACCCTCTGACTGTCGAAGAGTCATTGAACAGGTTGACGCCCGCGCTTCAAAATTCTACTGAAGGAAAGATCATCAGGAACAAAGTAATTACAGCCAGGTCGCTGGTCATTGGCCGTCCTGCGCTCGATTTCAATATTCCCGATACTTCCGGAAAACCGGTCCGTTTGTCTTCTTTCAAAGGAAAATATGTTCTGGTTGAGTTCTGGGCCAGTTGGTGCGGGCCATGCCGTGCACAAAACCCTCATTTACTGAAAGCGTATGAGCAATTCAAAAATGAAAAACTGGAATTTGTTTCTGTGTCCATAGACGACAACAGGAAAAAATGGATGGATGCCATTCATCACGATAAGCTGCCCTGGATCCAGCTTAGTGAACTGAAAGGCTTCGAGAGTGCTGTGGCTCTGCAATACAATATATCATGGATACCGCTGAACTTCTTGCTGGACCCGGATGGTGTGATCATCGGGAAAGATCTGCGTGATGGAAAATTGTCGGAAAAACTGAGTGAAATATTCAAGACAGAGAAATAA
- a CDS encoding OmpA family protein, with amino-acid sequence MKTVMFFIFLITAQCTIQAQSVIDKLGKKVERKAKQRADRKTDRAIDKGLDEVENVFNGKRKKSSSDKNEKLENEPAQGSGQTSGFAASSKYDFVPGNKVIAVEDFMQDAVGDFPAKWNTNATGEIMTVNGDDGHWLAFTGKGAFTPDFINDIPENATIEFDLNVSPSYNYYNDALFICIAESRSKNDFTNWMHFGRPTLSGIRLELHPQDAGSQALGKTAISIYEKGKLTMTNKTNAVAAFNRNKHKVHIAMWRQKQRLRIYVGETKLWDLPQAFVPGSHYNKLVFCTRQSKAGEYFFISNIRVAIGDPDTRHKLLTEGRFSTSGIYFNTGSASIRSESHGILKEIAQIMKEHEDLKLQIIGHTDNSGNPNANQTLSEHRAASVKKYLNDSFGINNNRLTTAGKGSSQPIADNRSTEGKAQNRRVEFVKQ; translated from the coding sequence ATGAAAACAGTCATGTTCTTCATTTTCCTCATCACAGCGCAATGCACCATCCAGGCGCAGTCTGTGATAGATAAACTCGGTAAGAAAGTTGAAAGGAAAGCAAAACAGCGGGCGGACAGAAAAACAGACAGGGCAATAGACAAAGGCCTGGATGAAGTGGAGAATGTGTTCAATGGAAAAAGGAAAAAGAGCAGTAGTGATAAAAATGAAAAACTGGAAAACGAGCCAGCACAAGGCTCCGGCCAGACCAGCGGCTTTGCCGCTTCCTCCAAATATGATTTCGTACCCGGCAACAAAGTGATTGCCGTGGAAGATTTCATGCAGGATGCCGTTGGTGATTTTCCTGCGAAATGGAATACCAATGCCACAGGCGAGATCATGACCGTTAACGGAGACGATGGACACTGGCTTGCATTCACCGGCAAAGGCGCTTTCACACCGGACTTCATCAACGATATCCCCGAGAACGCCACTATCGAATTCGATCTGAATGTTAGCCCTTCCTACAACTACTACAACGATGCATTGTTCATTTGTATAGCCGAATCCCGCAGCAAGAATGATTTCACCAACTGGATGCATTTCGGACGCCCTACCCTCTCCGGCATCCGGCTGGAACTGCACCCGCAGGATGCAGGCTCACAAGCCCTCGGCAAAACCGCCATTTCCATTTACGAAAAAGGTAAACTCACCATGACCAATAAAACCAATGCCGTAGCAGCTTTCAACCGGAACAAACATAAAGTGCATATCGCCATGTGGCGGCAAAAACAACGGCTGCGCATCTACGTGGGGGAAACCAAATTGTGGGACCTTCCCCAGGCATTCGTTCCCGGTAGCCATTACAACAAACTCGTTTTCTGCACCAGACAAAGCAAAGCCGGCGAATACTTTTTTATCTCCAATATCCGCGTTGCCATTGGCGATCCCGACACCCGGCATAAGCTCCTTACCGAAGGCAGGTTCTCCACTTCAGGCATTTACTTCAATACCGGTTCCGCAAGCATCCGTTCTGAATCCCATGGCATACTCAAAGAGATTGCACAGATCATGAAAGAGCATGAGGACCTGAAACTTCAGATCATTGGCCACACAGACAATTCCGGAAATCCCAATGCCAATCAAACACTTTCCGAACATCGCGCTGCATCCGTGAAAAAATACCTGAACGACAGTTTTGGTATCAACAACAACCGGTTGACCACCGCCGGCAAAGGTTCCAGCCAGCCCATTGCAGACAACCGATCAACAGAAGGAAAAGCACAGAACCGGCGAGTGGAATTTGTAAAACAATAA